In Oryza sativa Japonica Group chromosome 2, ASM3414082v1, the following are encoded in one genomic region:
- the LOC4328225 gene encoding alpha-1,3-arabinosyltransferase XAT2-like: MKQSMRSRQEPRRVSNGVIIAAMLLSLCVLSIVKARYCSTPFVKPDDQLQEQMNSSIRMETDEPATMAAGEQEEDEEEESSGGGGAEPEVSATPAVVVTAAAGGGGGKRKPTCRMTSKRSERCEARGDIRVEGNASTIYIGGIDKEWKTKPYARYHDPVAMAVVREFTLKPVTESSPACTRNHSVPAFVFSNGGFSGNLYHDYTDVLVPLFLSTHQFKGQVQFLLSGLKPWWVNKFNLFFRQLTKYDILDIDNDKDVHCFPRIVVGATFHKDMGVDPKRSPGHVSVVDFKRALRRAFGLERVAASRGGATGNGKPRLLIISRKNSRRFLNEREMAQAAAAVGFEVRIAEPDQHTDMSTFAQLVNSADVMIGVHGAGLTNMVFLPRGAVLIQVVPFGGLEWLTTVTFKNPAKDMEVTYMDYNVQLEESSLIDQYPRNHQVLTDPYAVHKQGWDALKTAYLDKQNIKMDMDRFKKTLQEALDRLPPA, encoded by the exons atgaAGCAGTCGATGCGGAGCCGGCAGGAGCCGCGGCGGGTGAGCAACggcgtcatcatcgccgccatgCTGCTCTCCCTCTGCGTCCTCAGCATCGTCAAGGCCAGATACTGCTCCACCCCCTTCG TTAAGCCCGACGACCAGCTACAGGAGCAGATGAACTCCAGCATCAGGATGGAGACCGACGAgccggcgaccatggcggcggGAG AGcaagaggaggacgaggaggaggagagctctggcggtggcggcgctgagCCTGAGGTCAGCGCCACCCCTGCCGTCGTGGTCAccgccgcagccggcggcggcggcggcaagaggaAGCCGACCTGCCGCATGACGAGCAAGCGGTCGGAGCGGTGCGAGGCGAGAGGGGACATTCGTGTGGAGGGGAACGCGTCCACCATCTACATCGGCGGGATCGACAAGGAGTGGAAGACGAAGCCGTACGCGCGGTACCACGACCccgtcgccatggccgtcgTCCGCGAGTTCACCCTCAAGCCGGTCACCGAgtcgtcgccggcgtgcaccaggaACCACTCGGTCCCGGCCTTCGTCTTCTCCAACGGCGGCTTCTCCGGCAACCTGTACCACGACTACACCGACGTGCTCGTGCCGCTGTTCCTCAGCACCCACCAGTTCAAGGGCCAGGTGCAGTTCTTGCTCAGTGGGCTCAAGCCATGGTGGGTGAACAAGTTCAACCTCTTCTTCAGGCAGCTCACCAAGTACgacatcctcgacatcgacAACGACAAGGACGTGCACTGCTTCCCCCGGATCGTGGTCGGCGCCACCTTCCACAAGGACATGGGCGTGGACCCCAAGCGCTCGCCGGGGCACGTCTCGGTGGTGGACTTCAAGcgcgcgctccgccgcgcctTCGGGCTGGAGCGCGTCGCGGCGTCCCGAGGCGGCGCCACGGGGAACGGCAAGCCACGGTTGCTAATCATTTCCCGCAAGAACTCGCGGCGGTTCCTCAATGAGCGGGAGATGGCGCAGGCCGCTGCCGCTGTGGGCTTCGAGGTGCGCATTGCCGAGCCCGATCAGCACACCGACATGTCCACATTCGCCCAGCTCGTCAATTCCGCCGATGTCATGATCGGTGTCCATGGTGCTGGGCTCACCAACATGGTGTTCCTCCCCCGCGGCGCCGTCCTCATCCAGGTGGTGCCATTCGGCGGCCTAGAGTGGCTCACCACTGTCACCTTCAAGAATCCGGCGAAAGACATGGAGGTCACCTACATGGATTACAATGTGCAGCTGGAGGAGAGCTCGCTGATCGATCAGTACCCGCGCAATCACCAGGTGCTCACTGATCCCTACGCCGTGCACAAGCAAGGCTGGGACGCGCTCAAGACGGCGTACCTGGACAAGCAGAACATCAAGATGGACATGGACAGGTTCAAGAAGACATTGCAGGAGGCGCTCGACAGGTTGCCGCCAGCATGA